A window of Aurantibacillus circumpalustris genomic DNA:
TGGTTGGGTAACTGTTAACTCAGCACAAGTAGACGATAAAGTTTTATTAAAGAGTGATGGAATGCCGACTTACCATTTAGCACATATTGTTGATGATATTGAAATGGAAATTTCGCATGCCGTTCGTGGCGAAGAATGGTTGCCAAGTGCACCAGCCCATATTTTAATTTACAAGTATTTAGGATTAGAAAATGAAATGCCAAAGCTCGCGCATTTACCTTTGATTTTAAATCCAGATGGAAATGGAAAAATTTCAAAACGTGAAGCGCGTTTTCCAGTATTTCCATTAAGTTGGAAAGATCCACGTGAAGCCACGCCATATATCGGCTACAAAGAAAGCGGTTATTATCCGGAAGCATTTGTAAACGTACTTGCACTCTTAGGGTGGAATCCAGGTAACAACGAAGAACTTTTTACTGTAGAAGAGCTTAGTAAAATTTTTGAATTTGAACGCGTACACAAAAGTGGTGCGAAATTTGATCCTGAAAAAGCAAAATGGTTTAATCAACAATACCTTCGTAAAAAATCAGATGAAGAGCTGTCAGAAGCTTTCAAACCTATTCTAAAAGAAAAAGGTTTTGAACGTGATGCTGCCTTTATGATTGAGTTTTGTAAACTAGTTAAAGAGAAAGTTCAGTTTGTACATGAGTTTTGGGATCATGGTAAATATATTTTTATCGCGCCAGATGCATACGATGAAAAAGTGATGACGAAAAAATGGAATCCTCAAAACAAAGAGTTAGTTACAAAAGCTTTAGATTGTTTTAAAGGTATTACCGATTGGAAAACGCAAGTGATTCACGATACATTTGAAGCACTGGTTAAAGAAGTTGGAAAAATAGACATGCAGTTGTTACGTGTTTTAATTACTGGTGTTGCTGGTGGCCCACAATTATTCGACATGTTGGCTTTGATGGGAAAAGACGAAGTAATTAATCGCATGAACACTGCTTTAAGTAAGCTTTAAGGTGTTAACAATATTAAAAAGCGTCCTTTGAGATTTTCAAGGACGCTTTTTTTATACCATTAATTTTTTATAATTTTCACAGTGTGTTTTTTATTACCACTGGTAATTTCAACAAAATAGATCCCTTTTTCTACGTTAGATACATCGAGTTTAAATTGAGAATTGTTTTCAATCAGTGATTCTGATAACGTTCTACCTGAAATGTCTATTAAACGTATTTGAGCTAATTGTAAAGTTTCATTTAAAAGGATATTTAAAAAACCGTTTGTTGGGTTAGGATAAATAACAGCTTTCATTTTTTGTGATTTTTGTTCGGCTATGCCAGTGGCGCCTGCTGCAGTGGTTGTCGGCGCACATTGCACACCTTGGTGAATTGCATCGTAATATTTTACATTTCTCACATCTCTCTGTACACGTTGATTGAATTCAGTAATTGTATTTACTGCGTTTGCTGTGTCTTGGCTAAAAACAATGGCAAAACCCCACTCAATTTTACTTCTCGCAGGAAATGCGAACGGACCACTGCTTAATAAAATCCTTCTGTCGCCCGGAGTATTACCCACTGCGGTTTCTGTCCAGCCTGAATTGAGCTGAGGATCTCCGGGATACATAATTTTGGTTGCAGCAGAACCACTATAACCGTTTCCACCAAAGGTGAATGGTGTATTGTCTTTCCATCGGCCTGACATATAATTATAATAATGTGTTGCTATGGATGGATTGGTGGTTTGAGGAGGAAAAGCACCGACGTTATTGTTGTAATAAGTGACTAGATCCATGTCAAATTGCTCTCCAGACTCGTCTATTTGTCCATTATGATTATTATCAATTCCATCCTGAGTACAATTGGTTGGAAGTAAAACAAGACTTGATACAGGTGGTTTATTTCCATATCCCAATGCCCCTGAAATGTTTTCATCTACCGAATCACCATTGTAGCAATAGGCAAAATTATTAATGGTATCTGATCCAATGTAATCATCGCCATAATTGCCTAAATCAACATCCGACCAGTCTGTCAAGTACACCTGCTGGTATGAAGTGAGACTTCTATTATATATAGTATAGTGATGAAAGGTTGTGTAATTAATCGCCTGCATACTATCAACAATATTAGGATCTGAATAGGAATAAGATCTTTCGTGAATTTCAATTCCCATCGGTACACCTTGAGACTCACTATGTATTGTGTGATTATCATTATAGATCGATAGAATTTGCTGATGTCCTTTAATAATAGGATAATCCCCGTCGTTAAAAGGATCATAAATACCATTGTTGTTTACATCCACAAATGGCGCCATGTTTCGTTGATAATTGCCTATACCTTTTGCCGGATAGTTCAGAATATCAGCTGGAATGGTGTAAGTGTTTGCTGTAACAGAGCCATTATTAAAAGCTGTTACAAAGTTGGCAATGTCATTGCAATCAATTTTCCATAGTTTATTATAAAGCGAAGTACTAGGAGTGCCAATGGTGCTGGCATTGGTGGTATCTAAAGGACCTGGCCAAAAATCCGTTCCGCTTTGTTTGTAAGTGTTGGCAGCTAAATGTAATTGACCTCCGCCATCTAGTCCACCAATCCAAATACTATTAGCAAACATTGCGTTGCGTCCTTTGCCAGCAGGGACTTCGTAAGACGCTGCACCATTTCCATTTATGTTCCAAAATTTATCGTTAACGGTGTTAATCCTTGCTTTAACTTTGTTTTTATCAAGGTATTTAACTGTGTTACCAGTCTGTGCTAGTAAATTCACGCTAATAATTGAGAGAAGGATAATTTTTTTCATGGGATATATTTTTGGTTAATCGAAATTACCCTTTATGTATGAAAAGAATTTCGCTAATGTTTAAATAGGCTTTGCAAATCGATAACTGGCTTTAGTCGGCAAACAAATGGCCGTTATGAATATTTTGTTAATGACCTATAAAACGTTTTAGATATTTATGCCGATTTAAAACTTCGCTACGCAACCCTGTTCCATTTCAACACGGAGGGTACTGAGTCTCAGAGCTACGGAGAGAGTTGAGCAAATTAGTTTAATGAATTTCCACTGTGCCTCAGAGTCTCTGTATCTCAGTGTTAGAAGTACTAAATGTAAGCGAAGTGGTAAATTAAATCAACTGAAACTGTCCCAGAAAAACCACCACCACGCAAAAAATTAAAATGGCAAGAATGGTGTTTGTTATTTTAAGTTGTTTCAAATTGAATAAGAAATCACCTATAAAAAATGAAAGTGGTAAAGAATAAATAAGAATGATGTTTGAACTATTAGCACCTCCAGAGAAAAAGCCGAATGTAGAAAAGAAAATAAACCAAATAAGAATAGATTTGGTTCGTTGTTTTTTTACGGTATTTCCGAATCCAGTTACCATGCTATAGAGAAAAGAAATAATGAGCAGAAAAACTAAAGAAATGAAAAGTGGCAAATAATATTCGCTAAATGAAGGCGATTTCATGAACCTAAAATAGAGTCTTGTTGCATCAAATAGGTACCACTGGTTAAAGTTACTAAGGTAAGCCATGCTTTCGTAAATAAAAACAGGAATAATAAAACCAACTAAGGCAATCATCCACTCGCGCCAGTTAAAGGGCCGTAAAATGAGTAGAATCACAAAAAATAAAGGAAAACTAATGATACTGGATATGGTTATAAAGGCTGAAACACTTAGCCAAAAGGCGGCGTCAAAAATCTGTTTCAGCGGATTGTCAACCCGATAAGTATCTAAAAGCTTATAAATGGCAAAAAGTACAAATACGTTGGTAAAAATTTGCGAAGTAATTTGTGTAGGGCTCACTCCGGCAATGCAAACGAGCATATATAAAAAGACAGGAAAGTAGTTTTGTTTATCGACTATTTCTTGATTTACAGAAATAAGGCTTACCAAAAGCACTCCAAAACCAATAAAAATAAAGTTTAAAGCATTAATTGCTAGTTTTGAGCCAATTTTTTCGGCAAAATAGTTGTAAAAGAGATTGGGGTAATGATCTTCCTCTAAGCCAAGAGGTGAGAGGTAATTTATAACAAACGATACCAAAAATACCGTAATTAACAGGACTAAACTCCCTCTAAAACCCTTATTTAAGAGACCTGCAAACACGGTTTTTTTGTTTTAAAATAATTTCTATTTTTGTAGGCGTAAAACACAAATTTAGCAATTACAAGGTGATGGTTTGTGTAAAGCAAAAAACTAATAAACAAAACGCTTCTTAATAAGAGATTTAATAAAATAAAAGAATATGAAAAACTTAATGATTACCTGGACAGACATTTTTTATGCAACCGGAGATTTTTTCGAATGGATTTTTAAAGGCATGCGTGTTTTAGGTCACGGACCGAATGTAATAATTTGGATTCTTATTGCGTTTATTTTAGGATATTGGACTGTGCGTTTAATGAAGTACAAAAAACAAGCTGCACAAAACAATACAGTAGAGTAGTTTTTATTTTTAAGGAAATTTAACCACAGGTTATAATTCGGTGCATCAAGCATTGAGTTTTAATCTGTGGTTTTATATTTATGATAATTGCATTCGCAAATATTTCTACTTTTTTTAAGAGATTTTATTTTTTCGTAAAAAAAATAGTTAGCCATAGTTTCTTTCTAAATAGTTAAAAGTTATTGCTACAATCATGTTGGACTTAGAAATTTCTTTTATCTAAATATTTGAAATTTTAAGAAATGTGTAAATGTGTTTTGAAAATTTATATCTTTATGTAAAAGTTAACTGTTTTTTTAATTTAAACTTAAACCCATGAAAAAAAATTACATCAAACGAGAAAAAAGGATTTACGCATCAATTAATATTGCTGCTATATTCATTCTGCTTATTATTTTCAACGTAAGTCAAGTTTTTGCGCAGGTAAGCTATACTTTCACATCTGCGGGTCAGGCTGGACCTGCAGGTCCAAACCAAACTCAAATTAACACTGCGTACTTATCAACTAACTTGAATGGATCTGTTACTGTTTCAAGCGGTATCCAATCTTTCACAATACCAGCGACCGGCCCTTACAGAATCAAAGCGATTGGAGCGCAAGGGGCTTACAATGGTGGTTATGGAGCTTCTATATCAGGAGATTTTACATTAACTGCTGGTACTGTTTTAAAAATTCTTGTTGGTCAAATGGGAACTCAAATGTCGAATGGAACATACATTGCCGGGGGAGGAGGAGGAGGTTCATTTGTTTCGAGTACAGGTAACGTACCTTATGTTGTTGCCGGTGGTGGCGGTGGAAATGGAGATGGCTACGGCGGATCACCTCTTCCATGTTGTTTAAGTGGGATGCAGGCTACCACTGTAATCAATGGAAATCCTCGCCCAGGTGGATCGAATGGAGGTGCTAGCGGAAATGGTGGAACGTGTGGGACTTCAGGTGGGATTGCAGGTTCAGGTGCTGGATTTTACGGAGACGGTTCTTTGTGTCAAGCCCTAGGTATTGCTTATTCATTTACAAATGGAGGAGCTGGCGGACTTTGTGGTTATCTTGCTAATACCAGTGGCGATGGCGGATTTGGTGGCGGCGGTGGCTGTTACAACTCTGGCACTGGTCAGCGCGGCGGTGGCGGTGGTGGTTATTCAGGTGGTGGCGGTGGAGATACACCTAATTTTACTGAGTCAAACGCACCAGGCGGTGGTGGTGGCTCTTACAATGCTGGTGCAAACCAAACGAATGCTATAAATACTTTCACGGGTAGCGGCCGGGTAATTATAGATTTATTATGCGACATACATATAACGAGTTCTGGTACAAATAGTATTAGTCCTGTTATTTGTGCAGGTCAATCATTAACCTTAACAACAAACGCGGCAAGTAATTATACATGGAGTAACGGCAATTCAACAAGTACAACTTTAGTCGTTTCTCCAACAAGTAACACAACTTATTCAATAGTTGGAACAAGTTCAACAAGTTGTAACTCTTCTGGTGCCATTACTGTATTAGTTAATGGTGGTATACCAACATTGACCATAACAAACGCTCTTAACACGGTTTGTTTTGGACAGTCGGCAACTTTAACCGCTAGCGGTGCAAATACATACTCATGGACTGGAGGCGTAATAAATGGACAACCATTTGCGCCAAGTACGACGGGTTCTTACACTGTTACAGGCGTAAATGCGTGTGGTAGTTCAACTGCAACTACATCAGTATCGGTTTCGCCTCTTGTGGTTACTGCTTCTGCTAATCCTCCAATTGTTTGCATTGGTGTATCTACTACTTTAACGGCGGTTTCTACAATAAATAGTTATACCTGGCAACCTACAGGACTTACTGGTTCAATAGCAATAATTAGCCCTTTAGTTCCAACTATTTATACAGTGTCTGCTTCAGATGGTACCTGTGCTGGCACGGCGACCGTAAGCGTTGGTACAAAACCAAATCCAACAATTACCGTTGTACCTTCAGCAACGATGGTATGCGAAGGCGCTGCGGTTACAATGACTGCCAGTGGTGCCTTGTCGTACACATGGACTACCCCAGCAGCAACAGGTTCAGTAATTACAGTTAACCCTACAATACCATCCGTGTATTATGTTGTTGGTTCAAATTCACTTAATTGTAATTCAGCTGTTGCAAGCCAATTTGTATTAACAGCGATAACACCTACGCTAGTTGTGACCGCAAGCAAAACTGTAACTTGCCCTGGAGGCACTGTTAACCTTTTAGCGAGTGGAGCCACAAGTTATACCTGGACTAATGGACCGAACTCTTCGGGATACACTGTAAACCCTCTGGTTTCTACTATTTACACGGTTATCGGCATTGCAGGCACAAGTACTTGTGTAGGAACCCGAACGATTGATATTGGCGTATTAAACACAAGCGTGTCGGTTTCAGCCTCATCTCAAAGTGTCTGCCTTGGAAAGAGTACAACCTTAACTGCAAGTGGTGCAAATAGTTATAATTGGGCAGGTGTGGGTTCAGGTATTTCCGTTAATGTTACTCCGCTTACCACAACAATATATACGGTAGTTGGTACAACAACCGCTGGCGTTTTAAATTGTCAAAGCTCTAATAGTATAGCAATTGTTGTATTTGATACTCCAACATTAACTATTGCTGCAAGTAAAACCGTTATGTGTAAGAATGATCCCGGACCAAAGTTAACTGCAAACGGATCTTTAGTTTCTTATACTTGGAGCACAGGTGCAAATACTCAAACTGTGAATACGTCTCCAACAATAACTAGCAATATATTTTCTGTTACAGCAACCGATGCAAATGGATGTGAAGGAAATACTTCTATCCATATAACTGTTAATCCATGCACTGGGATATCAACTATTGGAGGTTATCAAAATTTAATTTCAGTGTATCCGAATCCAAATAATGGTGAATTTGTTATTGCTTCGGTTTCAGATATTAAACTAAAGTTGATTAATGAACTTGGTCAAATCGTTGAATTAATAGAATTAACGCAACAAAATGATCATAAAGTTTCAATTACTAAATTGGCCAATGGAATTTATTTTATGGTGGGACAGAATAATAACGAACAAATCAATCAAAAGATCATTGTCTCGAATTAATTAATTTTTTTGTAAACCAAAGCCCTCGAATTGTCGAGGGCTTTTTATTTGAGTGTGATTGTTAACGGAATAGTGTTTTTAGATATTACAAATAATCTCTGCCGCCTTTTCCAACGTTTCATCTTTTTTTGCGAAACAAAAACGCAATAATTTGTTGTCTGTTTTTTCACTGTAAAAAACGGATAGAGGAATCGTTGCTAGTTTTTTCTCAACCGTTAAACGAATAGCTAATTCTGTATCGGATTCATCGCTTAAATTTTTATAGGACATGAGTTGAAAGTAAGTACCGCTGGTTTTTAAAGGTACAAACCTAGAACTTGCTGTTAGTTTCAGAAACAAATCGCGCTTGGCCTGATAAAATTTTTTAAGCTCTGTGTAATTCGTTTTATCTGCAAGAAAATCAGCGATTGCTAATTGTAATGGGTGGTTAACCACAAAAACAAGAAACTGATGAATTTTTCTAAACTCATTCATTATTTCTTTTGGAGCTGCTACATAACCAATTTTCCACCCTGTTGTGTGTATTGTTTTTCCGAATGATGAAATAAGAATAGACTGCTGTTTTAAAATTTTACTTTTTGCAACACTGTTGTGAGTCTCACCATCAAACACCATGTGTTCGTATACCTCGTCGCTAATAACAAGTATGTTTGATCCTGAAATTATTTTTTCAAGTTCTAAAATATCTTTTGCAGTAATAGTTGTACCACTTGGGTTGTGAGGGGAATTAATTAAAATGGCTTTCGTTTTCTGAGTAATTTTTTTCCGAACATCTTCCCAATTAATTGAAAAATCATTTGCCTTAAGTTGTGAGTATACTGCTATACCACCGTGCACTTCAATTGCAGGAACATAACAATCATAAGCTGGTTCAAAAACGATTACTTCATCCCCCTTATGAATAAATGCTGCAATAGCTGTATAAATTGCTTGTGTAGCACCCGCTGTAATCGTTATTTCAGAGTCAGGATCATAATTCGAACCATAACTTAAGGAAATAATTTCAGCCACACGTTCTCGCAATTGAATCGTTCCTGCCATTGGAGCATATTGGTTGTAACCAGTGTTTATGTAGTGAGTGGCTGCTTCTTTTAATTTCGGAGAACAGTCGTAATCAGGAAATCCCTGCGATAAGTTAATCGCATTGTGTTCACGTGCCAATGCACTCATGGTAGTAAAAATAGTTGTACCTATGTTAGGAAGTTTACTTTTTATCTTCATTGGCATAAATTTGAAAAAGATTAAAATCGTTTAAAGATAAAATTTTAGTGAGAAACATCGCCAAAGAAAGATAAAGATTGAAAATGTTTCAATTAGTCAAAAATAATAAAATATAAATTTTACTGAATGGTGTCCTTTGAGTTACCATAAATGGTGTAGGTGAATACAGGACCTTGTTCATGTTTTTCTGTGTACAGATAATTATTTCTGATGTAATTTTTTACATGTTCCTGACAAGCAATTACCATGTCGTTTTTTACTAGACCTGTGTATTCCTTTTCATGAGTATTTACGCCTTTGTCATTCAAAACCCTTAAATAAAAAGTGTTTTGAGCTTTATATCCGTCATAAGCGAGATGTTTATTTTCAAGATCATATTTGCCCTTTATGGCATTTTTTAGATAATATCCTATTTCATAAATCTCTGCGTCCCACGGGGCTTCCTCGGGTAAATATGTTTTGGACCAAGCGCGTTCAAATGTGC
This region includes:
- the gltX gene encoding glutamate--tRNA ligase, which codes for MEKRVRVRFAPSPTGGLHMGGVRTALFNYLFAKRHGGDFILRIEDTDQTRFVEGAEEYIVSALKWCGIEPNEGVGFGDGPHKPYRQSERKELGIYKKYADKLIASGHAYYAFDTSEELDAMRKRLEAAKMVSPQYNAVTRQNMRNSLTLPEDEVKKLLESGEKYVVRLKVPRNEEIRFNDIIRGWVTVNSAQVDDKVLLKSDGMPTYHLAHIVDDIEMEISHAVRGEEWLPSAPAHILIYKYLGLENEMPKLAHLPLILNPDGNGKISKREARFPVFPLSWKDPREATPYIGYKESGYYPEAFVNVLALLGWNPGNNEELFTVEELSKIFEFERVHKSGAKFDPEKAKWFNQQYLRKKSDEELSEAFKPILKEKGFERDAAFMIEFCKLVKEKVQFVHEFWDHGKYIFIAPDAYDEKVMTKKWNPQNKELVTKALDCFKGITDWKTQVIHDTFEALVKEVGKIDMQLLRVLITGVAGGPQLFDMLALMGKDEVINRMNTALSKL
- a CDS encoding T9SS type A sorting domain-containing protein, translating into MKKIILLSIISVNLLAQTGNTVKYLDKNKVKARINTVNDKFWNINGNGAASYEVPAGKGRNAMFANSIWIGGLDGGGQLHLAANTYKQSGTDFWPGPLDTTNASTIGTPSTSLYNKLWKIDCNDIANFVTAFNNGSVTANTYTIPADILNYPAKGIGNYQRNMAPFVDVNNNGIYDPFNDGDYPIIKGHQQILSIYNDNHTIHSESQGVPMGIEIHERSYSYSDPNIVDSMQAINYTTFHHYTIYNRSLTSYQQVYLTDWSDVDLGNYGDDYIGSDTINNFAYCYNGDSVDENISGALGYGNKPPVSSLVLLPTNCTQDGIDNNHNGQIDESGEQFDMDLVTYYNNNVGAFPPQTTNPSIATHYYNYMSGRWKDNTPFTFGGNGYSGSAATKIMYPGDPQLNSGWTETAVGNTPGDRRILLSSGPFAFPARSKIEWGFAIVFSQDTANAVNTITEFNQRVQRDVRNVKYYDAIHQGVQCAPTTTAAGATGIAEQKSQKMKAVIYPNPTNGFLNILLNETLQLAQIRLIDISGRTLSESLIENNSQFKLDVSNVEKGIYFVEITSGNKKHTVKIIKN
- a CDS encoding DUF6427 family protein, translating into MFAGLLNKGFRGSLVLLITVFLVSFVINYLSPLGLEEDHYPNLFYNYFAEKIGSKLAINALNFIFIGFGVLLVSLISVNQEIVDKQNYFPVFLYMLVCIAGVSPTQITSQIFTNVFVLFAIYKLLDTYRVDNPLKQIFDAAFWLSVSAFITISSIISFPLFFVILLILRPFNWREWMIALVGFIIPVFIYESMAYLSNFNQWYLFDATRLYFRFMKSPSFSEYYLPLFISLVFLLIISFLYSMVTGFGNTVKKQRTKSILIWFIFFSTFGFFSGGANSSNIILIYSLPLSFFIGDFLFNLKQLKITNTILAILIFCVVVVFLGQFQLI
- a CDS encoding T9SS type A sorting domain-containing protein, yielding MKKNYIKREKRIYASINIAAIFILLIIFNVSQVFAQVSYTFTSAGQAGPAGPNQTQINTAYLSTNLNGSVTVSSGIQSFTIPATGPYRIKAIGAQGAYNGGYGASISGDFTLTAGTVLKILVGQMGTQMSNGTYIAGGGGGGSFVSSTGNVPYVVAGGGGGNGDGYGGSPLPCCLSGMQATTVINGNPRPGGSNGGASGNGGTCGTSGGIAGSGAGFYGDGSLCQALGIAYSFTNGGAGGLCGYLANTSGDGGFGGGGGCYNSGTGQRGGGGGGYSGGGGGDTPNFTESNAPGGGGGSYNAGANQTNAINTFTGSGRVIIDLLCDIHITSSGTNSISPVICAGQSLTLTTNAASNYTWSNGNSTSTTLVVSPTSNTTYSIVGTSSTSCNSSGAITVLVNGGIPTLTITNALNTVCFGQSATLTASGANTYSWTGGVINGQPFAPSTTGSYTVTGVNACGSSTATTSVSVSPLVVTASANPPIVCIGVSTTLTAVSTINSYTWQPTGLTGSIAIISPLVPTIYTVSASDGTCAGTATVSVGTKPNPTITVVPSATMVCEGAAVTMTASGALSYTWTTPAATGSVITVNPTIPSVYYVVGSNSLNCNSAVASQFVLTAITPTLVVTASKTVTCPGGTVNLLASGATSYTWTNGPNSSGYTVNPLVSTIYTVIGIAGTSTCVGTRTIDIGVLNTSVSVSASSQSVCLGKSTTLTASGANSYNWAGVGSGISVNVTPLTTTIYTVVGTTTAGVLNCQSSNSIAIVVFDTPTLTIAASKTVMCKNDPGPKLTANGSLVSYTWSTGANTQTVNTSPTITSNIFSVTATDANGCEGNTSIHITVNPCTGISTIGGYQNLISVYPNPNNGEFVIASVSDIKLKLINELGQIVELIELTQQNDHKVSITKLANGIYFMVGQNNNEQINQKIIVSN
- a CDS encoding methionine aminotransferase — encoded protein: MKIKSKLPNIGTTIFTTMSALAREHNAINLSQGFPDYDCSPKLKEAATHYINTGYNQYAPMAGTIQLRERVAEIISLSYGSNYDPDSEITITAGATQAIYTAIAAFIHKGDEVIVFEPAYDCYVPAIEVHGGIAVYSQLKANDFSINWEDVRKKITQKTKAILINSPHNPSGTTITAKDILELEKIISGSNILVISDEVYEHMVFDGETHNSVAKSKILKQQSILISSFGKTIHTTGWKIGYVAAPKEIMNEFRKIHQFLVFVVNHPLQLAIADFLADKTNYTELKKFYQAKRDLFLKLTASSRFVPLKTSGTYFQLMSYKNLSDESDTELAIRLTVEKKLATIPLSVFYSEKTDNKLLRFCFAKKDETLEKAAEIICNI